Within Micavibrio sp. TMED2, the genomic segment GAAGCACCCGGCGGCACAACCGCATGGGGTTACCTTCTTGGTGTGCGGAGCGCTGTCGGTACCGGCGAAGAACTTGTGGTTGTCCGGCGCGGTTGCCACGGCCCGCAAGGCCGCACGGTCTGTCGCGTATTTGACCAGCGGCAGACAGTAGAGGTGGTAGTTGCAGCCCTTCAGCAGGTGCCCAACGGTATAGAGCAGGTGCTGGGGCGTGATGGTGGCCCCCACATGTTCCGGCGCGGAGGCGATGAAATGTGCCGCCACTTCGGTCGTGATGTGCTCACCGACCACCCGTAGATGCGGCAGTTGATCGATCAGGCGTGGCATCTGTTCGGCATAGAACTGTTCTTCCGCATTGGTGTTGCGGTCGAAGTAGTCCTCGGCCTCCAGCCCATGCTGTTCGCCATGAATACAGAGGGTCACGCCATTATCGGCAAGGGCCTTGAATACATCGTTCGTCAGGAACTCGGCGAAGGGATAGCCGAAATCGGCCCCGGTGGTGCCATGGGGCGGATAGTATTTCGCCGCCCGCAGCAGGCCGGACTTTGCGCCTGCCTCAATCATCGCCGGGGTTGTATCGCGGGTCAGGTAGAGCGGCACAATGATGTCGTCAAACCGATCACCACCGGCATCGAGCAGTTGCTGGCGGTAACCCTCGATGCTCCAGCAGTCGAGCGACTCATGCTCCGAAACCTTCGCTACCGGTGGCTTGGTATTGGGCATGGCGAGAAAGCCGAAACAGCCCATGGCGTGATGCGCCTCGATCATCGGGGCCAGTAAGGCGCCCTGACGCATATGGGCGTGAAAATCGAACCATTTTGGCAGGGTTAGCTGAGTCATGTTTTTTCAAGAGTCCAAGCAGCGGCAGCATTTTTTTTCCACAGCACACTAGCCGAGCGGTCGGGCATGTCAAAGTGGTACGTGTATAAGCACTGTTATGCGCAGAAAACATAGCTGTTATTCGTCAATGCGCGGCTCTAGTTCTCGTGCGTCAGGCATACGAAACGCCACTAAGTCGTTATGGCGCTTGACTGTTGGAAACTCTTTTTGCACCGCAATCTTTGACACTTTCACATGCGCATCGTGTAACGGATGCAAGAACAGCGTGCATGACCCCCTTGCAAAAAATGCATGTTCCCCCCCAAGACCGACACGAGCTTTGACACATGTCCAAACGCGCCAAGACTGCTACGCCGCCGCCCCCACCGCTTTCTGCGTCAGCAGACGAGATCATGGACTACTTCTTCGACGGTAAGAAGAAGTACATCTATGACGATTTCCCGCACAAATACTTCGCGGAGCAGGGCGCAGAGTACAAGGAACGGGCAAAGCAGCAGATCCGCATGGCATTCGGTGCGGTCAAGGCCTCAACCGGCGGCCAGCAGGGCAACTACGTATTGTGCTCCATCTCCGGTGGTATCGAAGGTCACCGTCTTGCCTATGTTCACCGGGACAAGTTCAAGCAGTCCGGTGAGAAGCTGACCACGGTCAAGCTCGGTGAATTTGCCGGTTCCGACATTGTCGCCGAGCGCGTCTACGGACCCAATACCGACCGCAACCTGGCGCTGTCCCGTCAGGTTATGCGCGACTATCCGAACGATATCGCGATTGCCCCGGCCGGTCTGCAGGCGATGGTCCACCAGTTCGGTGCCAATGCCGGTTTCAGCCGCGGCCAGAAGTGGGAAGAAGAGGACTACATGGCCCTCTGGTTCCCGGTTAAGCATTACTTTGAAAAGCGCCAGCCGCTCTCCGGTGACCCGAACTTCTCTCGCGGTGCCAACTGGGAGCTGATGTATGGCGCATCGGTTCAGGCCGGTGTGGTACCGGGCCGCGATGCCAACAATATGGACGTCAAGGATGGCAAAGGCCGCGATGTCAGCCTCGCCCGCCGGATCGAGAGCGTCGCCAATTACGTCCGTTGGGCAGCGCCGAAAGGCTTCGATGTCAGCGTCGGTGCCACGACTCTGGTGCGTCTGATGCACATGTCGGATCAGATCGAGGCTGCCAAGGCCGGCAAGCCGAGCATCATCGATACAAACAACCTGCATTCATCATTTAAAAAGCGCAGTCAGAAAGAGGTCAAAAAGGTTGAGCAGTTGAAAGCTCAGCTTGGCCCATTCCTGGCCAACTACGCTGACCAGATCGATTTCGAGGATCTGGGTGAGAAATGGAAAACCGATCTTCTGAAAGGCAAGAAGGGCGTCAAGCCGGCAACCGAGCTGCAGGAACAGATCCCGTTCGATGGCTGGGGCACAAAGCAGCCGAAGAAACCGTTCGGTGGCTTCGAGGCAACCGCGCCTGACATTCAGATCTATCGCCTGAAAGGTGACTATTTCGGTGAAGATTCAAAGAGTGTGCTGTTCGAGGACGATACCTACAGCCGCCTCGATCACCGTGAGAAGCTGATCCTGCCATTCCTGCTCGCGGCATCCGAAACCGCCCTGCCACCAGCGGCCAAGCCACATATCGCGCTGGTTCTCGGCGACCCTAAAACCGGTAATGCCGCCCTGAACGCTGCTGAAATCGACGGTATCGAGGATATCGCCGAACTGCCCGGTGCCAAGGGCAAGGGCTTCGGCAAGATCGCCGGTCAGAACGTGCGCGAGATCAAGCGCACCACCGATATGCTGCGCCGCCAGTTCGATGTGGGCATCATCCGCTCCAGCGCCGAGCTGGACGAGATGTTCGAGACCTCTGCCAAAAACGGCAAGGGTGTGGTTGCCCCCGGTACGGACAAGGTCGGTTCTGCCGCCCGTGCCGCCTTCCGCAACAAGATGATCGACCGCAGCGTTGATCGCATGGTTGCCATGGATGGCTGGGAGCAGTCCCCGTCCTATGTTCAGCACATGGTGCGGGCAACGCTGGTTCAGACCGGTCTCGTTCCGCGTGAGAGCGGCTCCGGTCAGGACTTCATCGTGTTTGACCAGCGCGGCCACGAAATGACCCTCGCAGATCGTATCAAGCCACTGGCCAAATTCGTCGAGAAGGGCATTCAGAACGATGTTGCAGTGCCGGAGCAGTCGCTGGCGCTGGCCCGTCTGTTCGAGCTTTATGACCGTCAGGTCGACCCGACCTATCGCAAGCGCAAGGGCGTCGAGATTTCAGCCCAGAAGGCGCATCCGTCGGTTACCAGCCATATGCGTGATGAGAATCATGCGGAGATGGCGGAACTGAAGGAAATCCGCGATCGCGTCCGTCCACTGCTGATCGAACATGCCGCGCGCGGCTTTGACGACAGCCGGATCAAGGACCTCAACGAGGATTACCTGCGGGCCCGTACGACGCGTGTTGCACGCGACAAGTGGGATACCCGCCGGACCCCTGGCAAGACCACTGTCTACCAACCGAACCGTCCAACCGCCGGGTAAGGATAGAGAGTGATGCAGCAATCAACCCTTCACAACCAAATGAGCACCAACATGAACAGCACTGCTGAACGTGTCCTTGATGCCGAGGGCGTGATTGACTGGTTGCACATCAATCCGGGCGAAAAACTGGTCGCAACCCGCACCAATGTCGACACCGGCGTTCTCGCCGGGCTGCGCATGCGGCTTGAGCAGGATCTGGCAGGCAAGCAGATCGCAATCTCGCTTGATGGCTACCGCATGGCACCTGATACCGGTGCCAGCACCTCAAAACTTCTGCGCCTGACCCTCGCGCGTCGCGGCAGCAGCGACGTTATGGGCATTCGTAAATGTGTCTGGCGTGGTCAGGTGATGACTCTGGCATCCGATGATCTGGACAATCTGCTGGCAGAGCTGGCCCGTGTTGCGCAATCACTGCGCCGCAGCTATCTGCCGCCGATCAAGTCTCTTGATAAGTTTTTTAATGCAACCGTCGAGCAAAAGGGCGAGTAACCCGTGGCAGCAGGCAACAAAAAAACGGTACATTCATGGGCAACCGATTTCATGCCAAGCCAGCTTGGCATTGATGTCGATCCCGAAGAGTTGCGGTTGCTTGGCTCGTTCAACGAGGCCAACCCGGCACTGTTCAAATTCGCTGCCCGTCAGCTCGATACCACCGTTGCCACCCTGAACAAGAAAAAGCGCTTCCCGGTTCTGTTGGCAGAAGCGGATGTTGATCCAAGGACCGGTGGTGCTGCCGCCGTTGTCACCAAGAGCCAGCGCGATACCCGCGGCAATATCGGTGACATGACAATCCAGTACTGGCGGATGCGCCCAAATGGCGGCCAGCGTCTGCAGGACCTGATCAATATTGAAACCGGTCCGGGCAAGGATGAAAACCACACCTCGATTACCGGCATGTGGGTTCTGGGCCGTGAAATCGATGTCAGCGACATTGCCAAGGTCAACCGCGTGCTCGAGGCAGCGCGCCGGATCAATACCTCGCTGCGTGCAGGAACACTGCCCGAAGTCGCCAAGATCTTCAAAGATACCTACATGCATGAGGTGGTTAGCGAGAAGCTGCCAATTATCGGTCTGGATGAAAAAGGCGGGTTTGATTTCGCGCCATCCATTCAGGGGCAAAGCCCTGAGAAAGCGCTCGACCTTGAGGTGCCACCATCTGTTGCGCTCGCCCTTGATGGTCGTGGCGTTAACACCCTTGATTATCGCCAGATCACGGCAGTCAAGCGTCCGGTTTCCGCCGTTGACCCCGATACCGCCATGCAGTTCATCTCGCAAGTCGGCATCGAGACCAATACCAAGGGCCATGAAGTCAAGGCCAGCATCGAGCCCGGCGTTGTGCCGGAAGGGGTGCAGGGTGAGGCTATCGACGATCTGGCACAGGAACACTGGAGCCGTGTGCCCGGTGATGATCCAAGCCGGAAGGGTAAGCGGAACTTCCGCCTCGACAAGCTGAATATCCTCGGCGAAGACCTGCTCAATGTGGACACCGTTACCCGGATGCGTGGTCTCGGTATCCTCAACCGGGTTATGCATTCCCTGCGCCGCCGGGACTATCCGGAAATCATGGATTACCTGACCGAGTTCGATCAGCTCGATCTGGTTGAGCCTCTGCCCGATCCACCAGCGCTGGAAGAGGGCGGCCGGATGTACATGGTCTCGCTGCTCGGTAACGGTCGCGACGAGATCGTTGAGGATTTCGGTGACCAGATCGGCTCGACCAAAATCATCGTCCATGAAGGCAAGGACAAGGACGGCAAGATCGATCGTGTCGCCGTTGGTCACGATCTCGGCATGTTCATTCCGAAGGAAGGCTCCGAATGGTCAGGTGCTGTGCCGGATGTTGTCGAATGGCTGAAGCAGGTCGACCACTGGTTCATCACCCACCGTCACCTCGATCACGCCCACGGTATCGCGATCTATGCGCGTAAGGGGCTGCTCGAAGATAAAACCTTCCATGCCACCCCTGATGTGATCCGGGCGATCGAGAAGTCGCTCAACGATTATGACGTAAAGCGCAAGGACTGGCCGAAGTTTCAGGCCATCACCAAGGAAGGTGCGATCGACATCGAGAAGGATGGCACCAAGCGTATGACAGTCGAGTGGTCACCACACGCGACCCCGCACTCTGCGCGCACCACGCCGTTCCGCTACATCGGTCGTTTCGGCAACAATATTCTCGGTTCCTATCTGAACCCCGGTGACATGCGTTTCGGTCGCTATATGGAAGAGGGCTATGACGGTCCGAAGCCGGCCGCGACCTGGATCGATCAGAAGTTCTTCTCTCGTGGCCTGCGCGGCCTTGCCGAGCGTGAGCCCGATCTTGATCCTGCTGATGTGGATCGTCAGGATACGGTTGCTGATTTCGATGTGACCTCAGTCAAGAAACGCGGTTGGGCAGTAACCGAGCCTGAGGTTGAGCACAACATGAACGAGCTGCTCAACGGCGTCTTCAAGGACAAGGGCGTGTTGATGGCGATGATCTCGACCAACGACAATCGCTATGAATCAGCCCTGCGTATCGCAACGCATACCGGTCGTAATTTGATGGAAGTCGGCAGCTCGGTTGAGCAGACCGCAACCACCAACAACGTGCTCGGTGTGAACTACCATGTGGTTGAGCCAAATCCCGATGGCGGCAATATCCAGATTTATCTCGATCATGTGTATGACGAGCGTCTGGGCGAACTGAAAGAAGCCCTTGAGAAGGAAAAAGCCGAAGGTCCTGCCCATGGGCGCAAGGCTGTCGTTGATAACACGCTGAAGGCGATCGACTGGATCACCGAGCGTCGCCATCATGGCATGGTTCGTGAGAACCATGATTACGAGAAGCATGGCAAGGACAGCTTCATGAAGCCGCTGGTCGGTCGTCCGGTCTACATGCTCTATGATGAGATGAAAGAGGCCGATGAGCATCTGGGGGCCCTGATTGCCGGTATGGACGGCAAGGTCGATAAGCGTCTGCCGCGCTTTACCGCCACCCTGCGCACCAGCCGTACCTCGAAAACCGCCGCCCGCATTATGGGTGACGATCCGGCGCGCCGCATTATTCCGGTGACCGGTACCCAGGGCAGCATGGCCGAGATGGAAGCCCAACTGAACAAGATCGCCGAAGGTCGCTCACTGTTCGAGGCTGATCCGAAGCACCGCCATACCGCCGTGCCGATCAGCGCCGATACCGACGTTATCATCATTTCCCAGTCATCCATTCCGGGAAATGAGAAGAACCAGAAGGCACTGATTGATCGCCTGACCCGTGATCGCAACTACACCGTTGTGGTCGCCATGGGTGACGGTTTCCGCGCCCATAACCTGAAGGGTGATCAGGCCGAGCGTCTGAAAACCCTCTATGGCAAACAAAAGGGTGTGGAGCTGCTGACCGAAACCGATGGGTCACTCACCGTGCTGAATAAGGGGCTGCACAGCTCCGGTCACGGTAACGAGAAGGATGTGGAGGCTTTCGCCAACCTGATCCGCCCCGATATCGCCCAGCCACAGCACGTCACCGATCCGGAATCGATCAACCGTGCCCTTGGCCTGTTCAAGAAAATCGGTCTCAACACCAAGGACCGGATCGTCGAGAACTTCGAGGCGCTGAGCATCAACAAGGGTGCTACCCCGGAACAGGCTGATGCCCAGAGCATCGGTCGGATGCCGGCCTCGCTGGTCGTGTTCAAGCTGATCCGCAAGTTCGGCAAGTTCTTCGGCGGCCATCTGGAAGCCAAGCGCATCCTGTCAAACGAGCGTCGCGGTGGTGAGCGTCGTGATGGTCTGATGGCTGGCGAGAACAAGGAATATGAAGCCAACTTCCCGGTTCAGGACCCCGAGCGCGTGCGCGAATGGCAGTCACGCCGTCCGGTGAAGCGTCCGGAGCCGTCACGCAAGGATCGTTCACGTCCGATACCGGAACGTCGTGATCGCGGCCCGAATCTGCCCCCGATGCCCGCCCCAAAAATGCGGCGGACAGGGTGAGGTAGTTTCATCAGTGAATGATATAGTCATTACGTCGAGATAACGGCACCCCCGAAACCCGAATTTATCAACGAGATCATCATCATGGCGACTGACAAGCCGACAACGCAGATACCCGATGATTACATCCCCACATGGGATGAAATCGGCCATTTGCTTGAGCGTGGTCAGGTCGCCGATGTTGTCTATGATACGGAAACGGTGGACACCAACCGCAACTTCAATGCGGTGCTTGATCTCGGTGCTGCAACAGCCGATCTCGCCGGTCGCGTGGTCGATACTCTTGAGGTCGATGCGCGGGTGCCGGATCACCGGACCATCGCGCCACAGGCGGCCTTGGTCAACAAACGCGGTCCGAAGGATTGGGACAACGGTGTCAGCCAGCATATTCTGGCGGGCAAGTTTGCCGACGCGCTGCGCAATGCCCCGCGCAAGGTCTATGACAAACTGACCGATGAAGAAGAAATTACGCCGATAACCCGTGGCAAGGCGCGCAAGGAAGAAACCGTGCGGAAGATGTATTTCCGCGATGAAAACGGTGATGTGAAGCATGCGCGACTGCATGAGAAGGGCAAATACGTTTCGATCCCTGTGACCACGGGTAAAGCCGATTATGAGGATGAGGACGGTCAAAAATGGCGCAAGATGCGTTCCGCCATTCAGGTCACCCATTTCTATGGCATCCGTGCGGATGACCCGTGGATGTGGGGCGCCTTTGACATGGCCGGGATGCCCGACATCTTCCTGACCCATACCAAGAAGAACGATGCCCGCCGTTCCGGTGCCTATCGAAACGATGTGCACAAGCTGGCCCAGATGGTCCGTCTTTACGGTCCGCAGGGTGAGCAGGGGATGAAGACCCTGGAAAGCAAATGGGGTGGTGAGAGCTTCCGCCTGCAGGACCTGATGGCTGCCAATACCAATCATGCCGTGCCCGAACGTGGTATCGAGGTTGGTGCGCGGATGCCCGATGGCTCTGAATACAATGAGAAAAAAGGCCACAAGCGCGCGCTGCTCGATGCGCTGGCAACCCTCGGTTTCAAGACCTTCCTGCGCCGGATTGCGCCGGATGTTGTGAAACACGCCGAAGTCATGGCCGATTTCGATAG encodes:
- a CDS encoding dihydroorotase, encoding MTQLTLPKWFDFHAHMRQGALLAPMIEAHHAMGCFGFLAMPNTKPPVAKVSEHESLDCWSIEGYRQQLLDAGGDRFDDIIVPLYLTRDTTPAMIEAGAKSGLLRAAKYYPPHGTTGADFGYPFAEFLTNDVFKALADNGVTLCIHGEQHGLEAEDYFDRNTNAEEQFYAEQMPRLIDQLPHLRVVGEHITTEVAAHFIASAPEHVGATITPQHLLYTVGHLLKGCNYHLYCLPLVKYATDRAALRAVATAPDNHKFFAGTDSAPHTKKVTPCGCAAGCFTGYIAPQLYAEAFESAGVDLSSDTGIAAFTRFLCTNGPDFYRIPRSTEMFSIEKEQATVDIVEIPNGDPGEDKVVPLPVGLGQNTMPWRMIPA